Proteins found in one Crassostrea angulata isolate pt1a10 chromosome 3, ASM2561291v2, whole genome shotgun sequence genomic segment:
- the LOC128176754 gene encoding uncharacterized protein LOC128176754 — protein MYRIIDKIKANRTHEKQMTLPGDVKSLTSSINIGEVLEVTQPSIIGRGICRDEPLTDSGKKLQLIKMLCLTVLPILGLWAYTVYTLADIIEAKNENESTRSALEFSVELGKLVHHLQKERDMSVLYLSALGPQTRTFLLAEYIETDQAISKLSRWPGNLDELEREKFDTRENLQQYLSRRRQVLSPTRYSLQDEIEFYSSIIEVVIIWMYNSINESKFALVWKTLVAYQKLTSAKEAVGVERALGTVYYANGGFENHAYFEMYNNRVHNFRAYYKTARRYSKRVVDLYTVNVASAGNNVTEIIDSYRFEIQQHVQGINNTQANLAKARWWFDNMTLYLDTLLDIQQDLGNEILFVLDSVLENATRDLAVSAIFLVVVILMCPLIIFVTENLTSVIQKYALTLVDKTKELSLEKKVTDSLLYQMVPKQVADKLKKSVHIDAEYFKSVTIFFSDICGFATISTTSSPMDIVQLLNTIYVTIDDLLDDYDVYKVETINDCYMVASGLPNRNKDKHAGEIATFALDLLALMKHKQFTILGDRRIELRIGVNSGPCMAGIVGSILPRYCLFGDTVNTASRMKSISLPNRINISQSTYTALHKIGGFVVRKRGTVLVKGKGEMVTYWLIGKKKSEEGGSFHLTDSESVDEVDVPREELPGEITQFTDPHLRSALSLPLPGRHAAVTMTYSQQHGSTPNETSGKTEEKPEKEKTGLRALISEKLDKVARVLPNTFQLTEENGEKEEDK, from the exons ATGTACAGGATTATCGACAAGATCAAAGCGAACCGG ACCCATGAGAAGCAGATGACATTGCCCGGCGACGTGAAGTCGCTGACCAGTTCCATCAACATAGGGGAGGTGCTGGAGGTCACCCAGCCGTCCATCATAGGACGag GAATATGCCGCGATGAACCACTGACTGACTCCGGTAAAAAGCTTCAGCTTATAAAGATGCTGTGTCTCACCGTTCTCCCTATCCTGGGACTGTGGGCCTACACTGTGTATACCCTAGCAGACATTATTGAGGCCAAAAACGAAAACGAatcg ACACGAAGCGCTCTTGAGTTCAGCGTTGAGCTTGGTAAACTGGTCCACCATTTACAGAAGGAACGTGACATGAGTGTGTTATATCTCAGCGCTCTTGGACCACAGACAAGAACGTTCTTGCTAGCAGAGTACATCGAAACTGACCAGGCTATCAGCAAGCTCTCAAGATGGCCCGGAAACCTGGACGAATTAGAACGAGAAAAATTTGACACTCGCGAAAATTTACAGCAGTATCTTTCGCGGCGGCGCCAGGTTCTGAGCCCCACCCGGTACAGCCTACAGGACGAGATAGAGTTCTACTCCAGTATAATAGAGGTGGTTATCATATGGATGTACAACTCAATCAATGAGTCCAAATTCGCTCTGGTCTGGAAGACGTTAGTAGCTTACCAGAAACTGACCAGCGCTAAAGAGGCGGTGGGGGTAGAACGGGCCCTAGGAACCGTGTACTACGCTAACGGAGGGTTCGAGAACCACGCTTATTTCGAGATGTATAATAACAGAGTGCACAACTTTCGAGCGTATTATAAAACGGCGAGGAGGTATTCCAAACGAGTGGTGGACCTATACACGGTGAACGTGGCCTCGGCCGGCAACAACGTGACTGAGATCATCGACAGCTACAGGTTCGAGATCCAGCAACACGTCCAGGGGATCAACAACACACAGGCCAACCTAGCCAAGGCCCGCTGGTGGTTCGATAACATGACCCTGTACCTGGATACCCTACTGGACATCCAACAGGACCTGGGTAACGAGATTCTGTTTGTTCTGGACAGCGTGCTGGAGAACGCCACCAGAGACCTGGCTGTCAGCGCCATCTTTTTGGTGGTGGTCATTCTGATGTGTCCGCTCATTATCTTTGTGACAGAGAACCTGACCAGTGTTATTCAGAAATACGCCTTAACCCTCGTTGATAAAACAAAGGAATTAAGTTTAGAGAAAAAAGTGACAGACTCGTTGTTATATCAGATGGTCCCTAAGCAAGTTGCCGACAAACTGAAGAAAAGCGTTCACATTGATGCCGAATACTTCAAGTCTGTGACCATTTTCTTCTCCGACATATGCGGCTTTGCCACCATTTCTACCACCTCTTCTCCAATGGACATAGTTCAACTTCTGAACACGATATACGTGACGATCGACGATTTACTTGATGACTACGACGTCTATAAGGTGGAGACAATCAACGACTGTTACATGGTGGCCTCGG gtTTGCCAAATCGGAACAAAGACAAACATGCCGGAGAAATCGCGACATTTGCTTTGGATCTCTTGGCCCTGATGAAGCACAAACAGTTTACAATTCTTGGAGACAGAAGGATAGAACTCAGAATTGGCGTCAACTCTG GTCCTTGTATGGCTGGTATAGTGGGCTCCATTCTCCCTCGGTACTGTCTGTTCGGCGACACTGTCAACACGGCATCTCGAATGAAGTCCATCAGTTTAC CCAACAGGATAAACATCAGTCAGTCTACCTACACAGCTCTCCACAAAATCGGCGGATTCGTCGTCAGGAAGCGCGGGACAGTCCTTGTCAAG GGCAAGGGAGAGATGGTCACTTACTGGCTAATCGGGAAGAAAAAGTCAGAGGAAGGTGGCTCCTTCCATCTCACCGACTCGGAATCTGTCGATGAGGTCGATGTTCCGCGAGAGGAACTGCCAGGGGAAATCACCCAGTTCACCGATCCGCACTTGCGCTCTGCCCTTTCTCTACCACTTCCGGGTCGCCACGCTGCAGTGACAATGACATACTCTCAACAACATGGAAGCACCCCAAACGAGACATCCGGAAAAACCGAGGAGAAACCGGAGAAGGAAAAGACGGGCCTCCGGGCGCTAATTTCAGAAAAACTTGACAAAGTTGCGCGTGTTCTGCCAAATACATTCCAACTGACGGAGGAAAACGGGGAAAAAGAAGAGGACAAATAA
- the LOC128178350 gene encoding uncharacterized protein LOC128178350 isoform X2 translates to MRFFIGICCNAPPLTDSDKKIQLIKMLCLTVLPVLGVWSYSVYMLSDTISLKSENEATRKALVYSVELGKLVHHLQKERDMSVLYLSALRPETKTFLLAEYIATDKAITRLPVWPGNLDKLDRTEFSTRANLVQHLNRRRQSLTPSEVYIQDEIDFYTRIIKVVIVWLYDSINESKFAVVWKTLVAYQKLTSAKEDVGVERALGTMFYANGGFENHFYYQMYYSRVHNFRAYYKTAQLYSDRVRLLYSYVVSEAGNNLTDIIDSFRSEILHNVKDGNNTFPEMQKARWWFDNMTMYLDTLLDVQQDLGEEILAILDTVIEKVQTDLAVSATLLVVVILMCPFVIYMTEYVTSVFHKYALTLIDKTKELAREKARTDCLIYQMIPKPIADQVKHSKNIKPEYFKVVTVMASDVCGFYKMSLECSALQIVDLLNTLYEAIDKLSETYNMYKLETLNDCYMAVSGLPDRNKYHVTEVANFALQLIDLISKRQFIVNEDRIVQVRIGINTGPCVAGIVNTVMPRYCVVGETVNNAARMMFYSTANRINISHGTYTALEKTGNYILKKRNKLGKNSMYWLIKKIGNGTNENKDSIISSISSDSESDKSEPTPDQSNSAEESQHEDIPFPFRARLPMPNYNEDDDVHLSASKQDMFAETQPKPEEVVAPTLTFQKPKDENLADQNDLAKDAQYNNVKIALNLV, encoded by the exons ATGCGATTCTTCATAGGCATCTGCTGTAACGCGCCACCCCTGACGGATTCGGACAAGAAGATCCAGCTGATTAAGATGCTGTGTCTCACGGTGTTACCAGTACTAGGAGTGTGGTCCTACAGCGTGTACATGCTCTCAGATACAATCTCACTCAAGAGCGAAAACGAGGCG ACCAGAAAAGCTTTAGTGTACAGCGTAGAACTGGGGAAGTTGGTCCACCACTTGCAAAAAGAGAGGGACATGAGTGTTCTGTATCTTAGTGCTCTACGTCCGGAAACCAAAACATTTCTCCTGGCAGAATACATAGCGACCGACAaagcgataacgaggcttccgGTCTGGCCCGGAAACCTAGATAAACTTGACAGAACGGAATTCTCGACTCGCGCCAACTTAGTACAACATCTTAACCGCAGACGACAGTCACTGACGCCATCCGAAGTGTACATTCAAGATGAGATCGACTTCTATACTCGAATTATCAAAGTCGTCATCGTATGGCTGTACGATTCAATCAATGAATCGAAATTTGCTGTCGTCTGGAAAACGCTTGTCGCCTATCAAAAGTTGACGAGTGCAAAGGAAGACGTCGGGGTAGAAAGAGCGCTTGGGACTATGTTCTATGCCAACGGTGGATTTGAGAACCATTTTTACTATCAGATGTATTATAGTCGAGTACACAACTTTCGTGCTTACTACAAGACGGCTCAGTTGTACTCGGATCGCGTTCGACTCTTATACTCGTACGTAGTGAGCGAGGCCGGAAACAATCTCACTGACATTATCGATTCTTTCCGGTCAGAAATCTTACACAACGTAAAAGATGGCAACAACACGTTTCCGGAGATGCAGAAGGCCCGTTGGTGGTTTGACAATATGACCATGTATCTAGACACTTTATTAGACGTACAACAAGACTTAGGAGAAGAAATTCTGGCAATTTTGGATACCGTGATCGAAAAAGTCCAGACTGACTTAGCCGTGAGTGCGACCCTTCTAGTGGTGGTTATCCTTATGTGCCCATTTGTCATTTATATGACGGaatacgtcacttccgttttccaTAAATATGCACTAACTCTTATTGACAAAACGAAAGAACTAGCCCGAGAAAAGGCGCGAACCGACTGCCTCATTTACCAGATGATACCTAAACCAATCGCCGACCAGGTCAAACACAGCAAAAACATAAAGCCGGAATACTTCAAGGTGGTAACTGTCATGGCGTCCGATGTCTGCGGGTTCTACAAAATGTCTTTGGAGTGCTCTGCATTACAAATCGTCGACTTGCTAAACACCCTGTATGAAGCCATCGACAAGCTATCGGAAACCTACAACATGTACAAGCTAGAAACATTGAATGACTGTTATATGGCCGTGTCAG GTTTACCAGACAGAAATAAGTACCACGTGACGGAGGTCGCAAACTTTGCACTCCAACTGATTGACTTGATAAGCAAGCGCCAGTTCATTGTGAATGAAGATCGCATCGTTCAAGTGAGAATTGGGATCAACACAG gtCCCTGTGTGGCGGGAATTGTCAATACTGTGATGCCTCGTTACTGCGTGGTTGGGGAAACAGTCAACAACGCAGCCAGAATGATGTTTTACAGTACAG ccAATAGAATCAACATTAGCCACGGGACTTATACTGCACTAGAGAAGACGGGAAACTACATCTTAAAGAAGAGAAACAAACTG ggCAAAAACAGCATGTACTGGCTCATCAAGAAGATAGGCAATGGAACCAACGAGAACAAGGACTCCATTATATCATCTATATCATCGGACTCGGAGTCTGATAAATCAGAACCCACTCCTGACCAGAGTAACTCCGCGGAGGAGAGTCAGCACGAGGACATTCCCTTCCCGTTCCGAGCCCGACTTCCAATGCCAAACTACAACGAAGATGATGATGTACATCTGAGTGCCAGTAAACAAGACATGTTCGCAGAAACTCAGCCAAAACCGGAAGAAGTAGTGGCGCCAACTCTCACCTTCCAGAAACCGAAGGACGAAAATCTTGCAGACCAGAACGATCTTGCAAAAGATGCGCAATACAAC
- the LOC128178350 gene encoding uncharacterized protein LOC128178350 isoform X1 has protein sequence MSGNKRPSDSSKTNMAMPKARNIYQDDDAGKMVFLPEIDNPSKQTSFSRGICCNAPPLTDSDKKIQLIKMLCLTVLPVLGVWSYSVYMLSDTISLKSENEATRKALVYSVELGKLVHHLQKERDMSVLYLSALRPETKTFLLAEYIATDKAITRLPVWPGNLDKLDRTEFSTRANLVQHLNRRRQSLTPSEVYIQDEIDFYTRIIKVVIVWLYDSINESKFAVVWKTLVAYQKLTSAKEDVGVERALGTMFYANGGFENHFYYQMYYSRVHNFRAYYKTAQLYSDRVRLLYSYVVSEAGNNLTDIIDSFRSEILHNVKDGNNTFPEMQKARWWFDNMTMYLDTLLDVQQDLGEEILAILDTVIEKVQTDLAVSATLLVVVILMCPFVIYMTEYVTSVFHKYALTLIDKTKELAREKARTDCLIYQMIPKPIADQVKHSKNIKPEYFKVVTVMASDVCGFYKMSLECSALQIVDLLNTLYEAIDKLSETYNMYKLETLNDCYMAVSGLPDRNKYHVTEVANFALQLIDLISKRQFIVNEDRIVQVRIGINTGPCVAGIVNTVMPRYCVVGETVNNAARMMFYSTANRINISHGTYTALEKTGNYILKKRNKLGKNSMYWLIKKIGNGTNENKDSIISSISSDSESDKSEPTPDQSNSAEESQHEDIPFPFRARLPMPNYNEDDDVHLSASKQDMFAETQPKPEEVVAPTLTFQKPKDENLADQNDLAKDAQYNNVKIALNLV, from the exons ATGAGTGGGAATAAACGCCCATCTGATTCGTCGAAGACGAACATGGCGATGCCCAAGGCCCGAAACATTTACCAGGACGATGACGCAGGAAAGATGGTTTTCTTACCGGAAATTGATAACCCAAGCAAACAAACTTCATTTAGTAGAG GCATCTGCTGTAACGCGCCACCCCTGACGGATTCGGACAAGAAGATCCAGCTGATTAAGATGCTGTGTCTCACGGTGTTACCAGTACTAGGAGTGTGGTCCTACAGCGTGTACATGCTCTCAGATACAATCTCACTCAAGAGCGAAAACGAGGCG ACCAGAAAAGCTTTAGTGTACAGCGTAGAACTGGGGAAGTTGGTCCACCACTTGCAAAAAGAGAGGGACATGAGTGTTCTGTATCTTAGTGCTCTACGTCCGGAAACCAAAACATTTCTCCTGGCAGAATACATAGCGACCGACAaagcgataacgaggcttccgGTCTGGCCCGGAAACCTAGATAAACTTGACAGAACGGAATTCTCGACTCGCGCCAACTTAGTACAACATCTTAACCGCAGACGACAGTCACTGACGCCATCCGAAGTGTACATTCAAGATGAGATCGACTTCTATACTCGAATTATCAAAGTCGTCATCGTATGGCTGTACGATTCAATCAATGAATCGAAATTTGCTGTCGTCTGGAAAACGCTTGTCGCCTATCAAAAGTTGACGAGTGCAAAGGAAGACGTCGGGGTAGAAAGAGCGCTTGGGACTATGTTCTATGCCAACGGTGGATTTGAGAACCATTTTTACTATCAGATGTATTATAGTCGAGTACACAACTTTCGTGCTTACTACAAGACGGCTCAGTTGTACTCGGATCGCGTTCGACTCTTATACTCGTACGTAGTGAGCGAGGCCGGAAACAATCTCACTGACATTATCGATTCTTTCCGGTCAGAAATCTTACACAACGTAAAAGATGGCAACAACACGTTTCCGGAGATGCAGAAGGCCCGTTGGTGGTTTGACAATATGACCATGTATCTAGACACTTTATTAGACGTACAACAAGACTTAGGAGAAGAAATTCTGGCAATTTTGGATACCGTGATCGAAAAAGTCCAGACTGACTTAGCCGTGAGTGCGACCCTTCTAGTGGTGGTTATCCTTATGTGCCCATTTGTCATTTATATGACGGaatacgtcacttccgttttccaTAAATATGCACTAACTCTTATTGACAAAACGAAAGAACTAGCCCGAGAAAAGGCGCGAACCGACTGCCTCATTTACCAGATGATACCTAAACCAATCGCCGACCAGGTCAAACACAGCAAAAACATAAAGCCGGAATACTTCAAGGTGGTAACTGTCATGGCGTCCGATGTCTGCGGGTTCTACAAAATGTCTTTGGAGTGCTCTGCATTACAAATCGTCGACTTGCTAAACACCCTGTATGAAGCCATCGACAAGCTATCGGAAACCTACAACATGTACAAGCTAGAAACATTGAATGACTGTTATATGGCCGTGTCAG GTTTACCAGACAGAAATAAGTACCACGTGACGGAGGTCGCAAACTTTGCACTCCAACTGATTGACTTGATAAGCAAGCGCCAGTTCATTGTGAATGAAGATCGCATCGTTCAAGTGAGAATTGGGATCAACACAG gtCCCTGTGTGGCGGGAATTGTCAATACTGTGATGCCTCGTTACTGCGTGGTTGGGGAAACAGTCAACAACGCAGCCAGAATGATGTTTTACAGTACAG ccAATAGAATCAACATTAGCCACGGGACTTATACTGCACTAGAGAAGACGGGAAACTACATCTTAAAGAAGAGAAACAAACTG ggCAAAAACAGCATGTACTGGCTCATCAAGAAGATAGGCAATGGAACCAACGAGAACAAGGACTCCATTATATCATCTATATCATCGGACTCGGAGTCTGATAAATCAGAACCCACTCCTGACCAGAGTAACTCCGCGGAGGAGAGTCAGCACGAGGACATTCCCTTCCCGTTCCGAGCCCGACTTCCAATGCCAAACTACAACGAAGATGATGATGTACATCTGAGTGCCAGTAAACAAGACATGTTCGCAGAAACTCAGCCAAAACCGGAAGAAGTAGTGGCGCCAACTCTCACCTTCCAGAAACCGAAGGACGAAAATCTTGCAGACCAGAACGATCTTGCAAAAGATGCGCAATACAAC